One genomic segment of Syngnathus acus chromosome 1, fSynAcu1.2, whole genome shotgun sequence includes these proteins:
- the pds5a gene encoding sister chromatid cohesion protein PDS5 homolog A isoform X2: MRPVEDRLVPTSTSMEFPQQQKTAGDGKICYPPGVKEITDKISNDEVVKRLKMVVKTYMDMDQDSEEEKQQYLGLALHLASEFFLRNPNKDVRLLVACCLADIFRIYAPEAPYTSHDKLKDIFLFITRQLKGLEDTKSPQFNRYFYLLENLAWVKSYNICFELEDCNEIFTQLFKTLFSVINNSHNQKVQLHMMDLMCSIIMEGDGVTQELLDSILINLIPAHKNLNKQAYDLAKTILKRTVQTIETCIANFFNQVLVMGKSSVSDLSEHVFDLIQELFAIDPLLLTSVMPQLEFKLKSNDGEERLAVVRLLAKLFGAKDSELASHNRPLWQCFLGRFNDIHVPVRLECVKFASHCLMNHPDLARDLTEFLKVRSHDPEEAIRHDVIVTIINAGKKDLNLVNDQLLGFVRERTLDKRWRVRKEAMMGLAQLYKKYCLHHEAGKESALMISWIKDKLLHIYYQNSIDDKLLVEKIFAQFMVPHSLETEEKMKCLYYLYACLDTNAVKALNEMWKCQNMLRGLVKELLDLHKLPVSEANNAAMFGKLMNIAKNLPDAGKAQDFMKRFNQVLGEDEKLRAQLEILISPTCSCKQAELCVREITRKLTFPKQPTNPFLEMVKFLLERIAPVHIDSEAISALVKLLNKSIEGTADDDEEGVTPDTAIRSGLELLKVLSFTHPTAFHSSETYESLLQCLKMEDDKVAEAAIQIFRNTGQKIEAELPQIRSTLIPILHQKAKRGTPHQAKQAVHCIHAIFNNKEVQLAQIFEPLSRSLNADVPEQLITPLVSLGHISMLAPDQFASPMKSIVANFIVKDLLMNDRSVGNKNGKLWTTDEEVSPEVLAKVQAIKLLVRWLLGMKNNQSKSANSTLRLLSAMLVSEGDLTEQKKISKSDMSRLRLAAGGAIMKLAQEPCYHEIITPEQFQLCGLVINDECYQVRQIFAQKLHLALAKLSLPLEYLAVFALCAKDPVKERRAHARQCLLKNISVRREYIKQNSLTQEKMVSFLPEYVVPFMIHLLAHDPDFTKPQEYEQLKDIKECLWFMLEVLMTKNENNSHAFLRKMVENIKRTKDAQCPEDMKANEKLYIVCDVALFVIANKSTACHLDCPSDPNICPTFFLALDKDFKNDKDYLSGEMRQMLLTGKPKQAPVLVTVNKTLTVPGRKIFKAQPVSDTSNTSTNSSPLSSSTVNKNSKSIAATESPESQTQENIENPIIKKVEGSKNTTADADTEALPAKRRGRPPKTGMAASPTATSKETASPGGGAARGKKRGAEPNSNPSAESIKMSKQQNDDGTNRQMDLQR, translated from the exons ATG AGGCCAGTAGAAGACCGCTTAGTTCCGACGTCTACCAGCATGGAGTTCCCGCAACAGCAGAAAACGGCGGGCGACGGCAAGATCTGCTATCCTCCCGGAGTCAAAGAGATTACGGACAAAATCAGCAACGATGAGGTGGTCAAACGATTAAAG ATGGTGGTGAAGACCTATATGGACATGGATCAAGATTCTGAAGAGGAGAAGCAGCAGTATCTTGGCCTTGCACTGCACCTTGCCTCAGAGTTCTTCCTCAGGAACCCCAATAAAGATGTGCGGCTGCTCGTTGCCTGCTGTCTGGCTGACATCTTTCGGATCTATGCCCCCGAGGCACCCTACACCTCGCATGACAAACTCAAG GacatcttcctcttcatcaCAAGACAGCTGAAGGGACTGGAAGACACCAAGAGCCCTCAGTTTAACAGATACTTTTATCTTCTGGAG AATTTGGCCTGGGTTAAATCATACAACATTTGCTTTGAACTTGAGGACTGTAATGAGATCTTCACCCAACTTTTCAAAACACTCTTCTCTGTGATCAA TAACAGCCACAATCAGAAAGTTCAGTTGCACATGATGGACTTGATGTGTTCCATCATCATGGAGGGAGATGGAGTCACACAGGAGCTTTTGGATAGCATCCTCATTAACCTCATCCCTGCACACAAG AATCTGAACAAACAAGCATATGATCTTGCAAAGACTATCCTGAAGAGAACTGTCCAGACCATAGAAACGTGCATTGCAAAT TTCTTTAATCAGGTTTTAGTGATGGGAAAGTCCTCTGTCAGTGATCTGTCAGAGCATGTCTTTGACCTCATCCAAGAGCTCTTTGCCATCGATCCTTTGCTGCTTACTTCTGTTATGCCACAGCTGGAGTTCAAACTCAAG AGCAATGACGGAGAAGAGCGTTTGGCTGTTGTACGCTTGCTAGCTAAGTTGTTTGGGGCCAAAGACTCTGAGCTGGCCTCGCATAACCGACCTCTGTGGCAGTGCTTCTTAGGACG GTTCAATGACATCCATGTTCCGGTGAGGTTAGAGTGTGTCAAGTTTGCCAGCCATTGTCTCATGAACCACCCCGACCTGGCCAGAGACCTTACAG AGTTTTTGAAAGTGCGTTCCCATGACCCGGAGGAAGCCATTCGTCACGATGTCATTGTCACCATCATCAATGCTGGGAAGAAGGATCTGAATTTGGTCAATGACCAATTATTGGGCTTCGTAAGAGAAAGGACGCTAGACAAGAGG TGGCGAGTGCGCAAGGAGGCGATGATGGGCCTGGCTCAGCTTTATAAAAAGTACTGTTTGCACCACGAGGCGGGCAAGGAGTCTGCCCTGATGATCAGCTGGATTAAAGACAAGCTGCTGCACATCTACTACCAGAACAGCATTGATGACAA GTTATTAGTCGAAAAGATCTTTGCACAGTTCATGGTCCCCCACAGCCTTGAGACCGAAGAGAAGATGAAGTGTCTCTATTACCTGTATGCCTGCCTGGACACCAACGCTGTCAA GGCTTTGAATGAGATGTGGAAATGTCAGAATATGCTGAGAGGCCTGGTTAAAGAGCTGCTTGACCTTCACAAACTGCCCGTG TCTGAGGCCAATAACGCTGCCATGTTTGGGAAGCTGATGAATATTGCAA AGAACCTGCCAGATGCGGGGAAAGCTCAAGATTTCATGAAAAGGTTCAACCAGGTTCTTGGTGAGGATGAGAAGCTTAGAGCCCAACTGGAGATTCTCATCAGTCCGACATGCTCTTGCAAACAAGCGGAGCTCTGTGTG CGGGAGATCACTCGAAAGTTAACGTTTCCCAAACAACCGACCAACCCTTTCTTGGAGATGGTTAAGTTCCTGCTTGAACGCATCGCCCCAGTCCACATCGACTCTGAAGCCATCAG TGCTTTGGTAAAATTGCTCAACAAGTCCATTGAAGGCACAGCAGATGACGATGAAGAGGGCGTCACCCCTGATACAGCCATCCGCTCAGGCTTGGAGCTACTCAAG gttCTGTCGTTCACCCACCCCACAGCATTCCACTCATCAGAGACCTATGAGTCTCTTCTCCAGTGTCTGAAAATGGAGGATGACAAGGTGGCAGAGGCAGCGATCCAGATATTCAGAAACACCGGACAGAAAATTGAGGCAGAGCTACCACAGATAAGATC GACTCTAATTCCCATTCTACATCAGAAAGCAAAGAGGGGGACACCTCACCAGGCCAAGCAGGCTGTGCACTGCATACACGCCATCTTCAACAACAAAGAAGTGCAGTTGGCTCAAATATTTGAG CCTCTGTCACGGAGTCTAAATGCAGACGTTCCTGAGCAGCTCATCACGCCGCTTGTGTCACTGGGCCACATCTCCATGTTGGCACCAGATCAGTTTGCCTCACCAATGAAGTCCATAGTGGCTAACTTTATCGTCAAAGACCTGCTCATGAATGACAGG TCGGTGGGAAACAAGAATGGTAAGCTGTGGACCACTGATGAAGAAGTTTCACCTGAAGTACTGGCTAAG GTCCAGGCCATCAAGCTGCTGGTGCGTTGGTTGCTTGGAATGAAGAACAACCAGTCCAAGTCAGCAAACTCTACGTTACGCTTGCTGTCAGCCATGCTGGTTAGCGAGGGAGACCTCACAGAGCAAAAAAAGATCAG TAAATCAGACATGTCTCGTCTAAGGCTGGCCGCAGGGGGCGCCATTATGAAGCTGGCCCAGGAGCCCTGTTATCATGAAATCATCACACCCGAACAGTTCCAGTTGTGCGGCCTTGTCATCAAT GACGAGTGCTACCAGGTGCGTCAGATCTTTGCTCAGAAGTTGCACTTGGCTCTCGCCAAACTCTCCCTGCCACTGGAGTACCTGGCCGTCTTCGCCCTCTGTGCCAAGGACCCGGTGAAGGAGCGCCGCGCCCACGCCCGACAGTGCCTACTCAAGAACATCTCAGTGCGCCGAGAGTACATCAAGCAGAACTCACTCACTCAGG aaaaaatggtCTCCTTCCTTCCAGAATATGTTGTTCCTTTCATGATCCACCTACTGGCTCATGATCCAGACTTCACGAAACCGCAGGAATATGAACAGCTCAAAGACATTAAAGA gTGTCTGTGGTTCATGCTAGAGGTGCTGATGACCAAGAATGAGAATAACAGTCACGCCTTCCTGAGAAAAATGGTGGAAAACATCAAACGGACCAAAGACGCACAATGTCCTGAAGACATGAAAGCCAATGAG AAGCTGTATATTGTCTGTGACGTCGCTCTCTTCGTCATTGCTAACAAGAGCACCGCATGTCACCTAGACTGTCCAAGTGACCCCAACATATGCCCCACATTCTTCCTAGCGCTAGACAAG GActtcaaaaatgacaaagactATTTGTCAGGAGAAATGCGACAAATGTTGCTCACAGGAAAG CCTAAACAAGCGCCAGTGTTGGTGACTGTCAACAAGACGTTGACTGTACCGGGCAGGAAAATTTTTAAAGCGCAGCCAGTGTCGGATACAAGTAATACCAGCACCAACTCCTCGCCGCTAAGCTCCTCCACTGTCAACAAGAACAG TAAAAGCATCGCAGCCACAGAATCCCCCGAGAGTCAAACGCAAGAAAATATTGAGAACCCTATCATCAAGAAG GTCGAGGGTAGTAAGAATACGACGGCAGATGCTGACACGGAAGCGCTGCCCGCGAAACGGCGTGGCCGACCACCCAAAACTGGCATGGCTGCTTCTCCTACGGCGACAAGCAAAGAGACGGCATCGCCTGGCGGCGGGGCCGCAAGAGGCAAGAAGAGAGGAGCAGAGCCCAACTCTAACCCATCAGCAGAGTCCATCAAGATGTCAAAGCAGCAGAATGACGACGGAACAAATCGACAGATGGACCTGCAAAG GTAA
- the pds5a gene encoding sister chromatid cohesion protein PDS5 homolog A isoform X3, which yields MEFPQQQKTAGDGKICYPPGVKEITDKISNDEVVKRLKMVVKTYMDMDQDSEEEKQQYLGLALHLASEFFLRNPNKDVRLLVACCLADIFRIYAPEAPYTSHDKLKDIFLFITRQLKGLEDTKSPQFNRYFYLLENLAWVKSYNICFELEDCNEIFTQLFKTLFSVINNSHNQKVQLHMMDLMCSIIMEGDGVTQELLDSILINLIPAHKNLNKQAYDLAKTILKRTVQTIETCIANFFNQVLVMGKSSVSDLSEHVFDLIQELFAIDPLLLTSVMPQLEFKLKSNDGEERLAVVRLLAKLFGAKDSELASHNRPLWQCFLGRFNDIHVPVRLECVKFASHCLMNHPDLARDLTEFLKVRSHDPEEAIRHDVIVTIINAGKKDLNLVNDQLLGFVRERTLDKRWRVRKEAMMGLAQLYKKYCLHHEAGKESALMISWIKDKLLHIYYQNSIDDKLLVEKIFAQFMVPHSLETEEKMKCLYYLYACLDTNAVKALNEMWKCQNMLRGLVKELLDLHKLPVSEANNAAMFGKLMNIAKNLPDAGKAQDFMKRFNQVLGEDEKLRAQLEILISPTCSCKQAELCVREITRKLTFPKQPTNPFLEMVKFLLERIAPVHIDSEAISALVKLLNKSIEGTADDDEEGVTPDTAIRSGLELLKVLSFTHPTAFHSSETYESLLQCLKMEDDKVAEAAIQIFRNTGQKIEAELPQIRSTLIPILHQKAKRGTPHQAKQAVHCIHAIFNNKEVQLAQIFEPLSRSLNADVPEQLITPLVSLGHISMLAPDQFASPMKSIVANFIVKDLLMNDRSVGNKNGKLWTTDEEVSPEVLAKVQAIKLLVRWLLGMKNNQSKSANSTLRLLSAMLVSEGDLTEQKKISKSDMSRLRLAAGGAIMKLAQEPCYHEIITPEQFQLCGLVINDECYQVRQIFAQKLHLALAKLSLPLEYLAVFALCAKDPVKERRAHARQCLLKNISVRREYIKQNSLTQEKMVSFLPEYVVPFMIHLLAHDPDFTKPQEYEQLKDIKECLWFMLEVLMTKNENNSHAFLRKMVENIKRTKDAQCPEDMKANEKLYIVCDVALFVIANKSTACHLDCPSDPNICPTFFLALDKDFKNDKDYLSGEMRQMLLTGKPKQAPVLVTVNKTLTVPGRKIFKAQPVSDTSNTSTNSSPLSSSTVNKNSKSIAATESPESQTQENIENPIIKKEDNKKVEGSKNTTADADTEALPAKRRGRPPKTGMAASPTATSKETASPGGGAARGKKRGAEPNSNPSAESIKMSKQQNDDGTNRQMDLQR from the exons ATGGAGTTCCCGCAACAGCAGAAAACGGCGGGCGACGGCAAGATCTGCTATCCTCCCGGAGTCAAAGAGATTACGGACAAAATCAGCAACGATGAGGTGGTCAAACGATTAAAG ATGGTGGTGAAGACCTATATGGACATGGATCAAGATTCTGAAGAGGAGAAGCAGCAGTATCTTGGCCTTGCACTGCACCTTGCCTCAGAGTTCTTCCTCAGGAACCCCAATAAAGATGTGCGGCTGCTCGTTGCCTGCTGTCTGGCTGACATCTTTCGGATCTATGCCCCCGAGGCACCCTACACCTCGCATGACAAACTCAAG GacatcttcctcttcatcaCAAGACAGCTGAAGGGACTGGAAGACACCAAGAGCCCTCAGTTTAACAGATACTTTTATCTTCTGGAG AATTTGGCCTGGGTTAAATCATACAACATTTGCTTTGAACTTGAGGACTGTAATGAGATCTTCACCCAACTTTTCAAAACACTCTTCTCTGTGATCAA TAACAGCCACAATCAGAAAGTTCAGTTGCACATGATGGACTTGATGTGTTCCATCATCATGGAGGGAGATGGAGTCACACAGGAGCTTTTGGATAGCATCCTCATTAACCTCATCCCTGCACACAAG AATCTGAACAAACAAGCATATGATCTTGCAAAGACTATCCTGAAGAGAACTGTCCAGACCATAGAAACGTGCATTGCAAAT TTCTTTAATCAGGTTTTAGTGATGGGAAAGTCCTCTGTCAGTGATCTGTCAGAGCATGTCTTTGACCTCATCCAAGAGCTCTTTGCCATCGATCCTTTGCTGCTTACTTCTGTTATGCCACAGCTGGAGTTCAAACTCAAG AGCAATGACGGAGAAGAGCGTTTGGCTGTTGTACGCTTGCTAGCTAAGTTGTTTGGGGCCAAAGACTCTGAGCTGGCCTCGCATAACCGACCTCTGTGGCAGTGCTTCTTAGGACG GTTCAATGACATCCATGTTCCGGTGAGGTTAGAGTGTGTCAAGTTTGCCAGCCATTGTCTCATGAACCACCCCGACCTGGCCAGAGACCTTACAG AGTTTTTGAAAGTGCGTTCCCATGACCCGGAGGAAGCCATTCGTCACGATGTCATTGTCACCATCATCAATGCTGGGAAGAAGGATCTGAATTTGGTCAATGACCAATTATTGGGCTTCGTAAGAGAAAGGACGCTAGACAAGAGG TGGCGAGTGCGCAAGGAGGCGATGATGGGCCTGGCTCAGCTTTATAAAAAGTACTGTTTGCACCACGAGGCGGGCAAGGAGTCTGCCCTGATGATCAGCTGGATTAAAGACAAGCTGCTGCACATCTACTACCAGAACAGCATTGATGACAA GTTATTAGTCGAAAAGATCTTTGCACAGTTCATGGTCCCCCACAGCCTTGAGACCGAAGAGAAGATGAAGTGTCTCTATTACCTGTATGCCTGCCTGGACACCAACGCTGTCAA GGCTTTGAATGAGATGTGGAAATGTCAGAATATGCTGAGAGGCCTGGTTAAAGAGCTGCTTGACCTTCACAAACTGCCCGTG TCTGAGGCCAATAACGCTGCCATGTTTGGGAAGCTGATGAATATTGCAA AGAACCTGCCAGATGCGGGGAAAGCTCAAGATTTCATGAAAAGGTTCAACCAGGTTCTTGGTGAGGATGAGAAGCTTAGAGCCCAACTGGAGATTCTCATCAGTCCGACATGCTCTTGCAAACAAGCGGAGCTCTGTGTG CGGGAGATCACTCGAAAGTTAACGTTTCCCAAACAACCGACCAACCCTTTCTTGGAGATGGTTAAGTTCCTGCTTGAACGCATCGCCCCAGTCCACATCGACTCTGAAGCCATCAG TGCTTTGGTAAAATTGCTCAACAAGTCCATTGAAGGCACAGCAGATGACGATGAAGAGGGCGTCACCCCTGATACAGCCATCCGCTCAGGCTTGGAGCTACTCAAG gttCTGTCGTTCACCCACCCCACAGCATTCCACTCATCAGAGACCTATGAGTCTCTTCTCCAGTGTCTGAAAATGGAGGATGACAAGGTGGCAGAGGCAGCGATCCAGATATTCAGAAACACCGGACAGAAAATTGAGGCAGAGCTACCACAGATAAGATC GACTCTAATTCCCATTCTACATCAGAAAGCAAAGAGGGGGACACCTCACCAGGCCAAGCAGGCTGTGCACTGCATACACGCCATCTTCAACAACAAAGAAGTGCAGTTGGCTCAAATATTTGAG CCTCTGTCACGGAGTCTAAATGCAGACGTTCCTGAGCAGCTCATCACGCCGCTTGTGTCACTGGGCCACATCTCCATGTTGGCACCAGATCAGTTTGCCTCACCAATGAAGTCCATAGTGGCTAACTTTATCGTCAAAGACCTGCTCATGAATGACAGG TCGGTGGGAAACAAGAATGGTAAGCTGTGGACCACTGATGAAGAAGTTTCACCTGAAGTACTGGCTAAG GTCCAGGCCATCAAGCTGCTGGTGCGTTGGTTGCTTGGAATGAAGAACAACCAGTCCAAGTCAGCAAACTCTACGTTACGCTTGCTGTCAGCCATGCTGGTTAGCGAGGGAGACCTCACAGAGCAAAAAAAGATCAG TAAATCAGACATGTCTCGTCTAAGGCTGGCCGCAGGGGGCGCCATTATGAAGCTGGCCCAGGAGCCCTGTTATCATGAAATCATCACACCCGAACAGTTCCAGTTGTGCGGCCTTGTCATCAAT GACGAGTGCTACCAGGTGCGTCAGATCTTTGCTCAGAAGTTGCACTTGGCTCTCGCCAAACTCTCCCTGCCACTGGAGTACCTGGCCGTCTTCGCCCTCTGTGCCAAGGACCCGGTGAAGGAGCGCCGCGCCCACGCCCGACAGTGCCTACTCAAGAACATCTCAGTGCGCCGAGAGTACATCAAGCAGAACTCACTCACTCAGG aaaaaatggtCTCCTTCCTTCCAGAATATGTTGTTCCTTTCATGATCCACCTACTGGCTCATGATCCAGACTTCACGAAACCGCAGGAATATGAACAGCTCAAAGACATTAAAGA gTGTCTGTGGTTCATGCTAGAGGTGCTGATGACCAAGAATGAGAATAACAGTCACGCCTTCCTGAGAAAAATGGTGGAAAACATCAAACGGACCAAAGACGCACAATGTCCTGAAGACATGAAAGCCAATGAG AAGCTGTATATTGTCTGTGACGTCGCTCTCTTCGTCATTGCTAACAAGAGCACCGCATGTCACCTAGACTGTCCAAGTGACCCCAACATATGCCCCACATTCTTCCTAGCGCTAGACAAG GActtcaaaaatgacaaagactATTTGTCAGGAGAAATGCGACAAATGTTGCTCACAGGAAAG CCTAAACAAGCGCCAGTGTTGGTGACTGTCAACAAGACGTTGACTGTACCGGGCAGGAAAATTTTTAAAGCGCAGCCAGTGTCGGATACAAGTAATACCAGCACCAACTCCTCGCCGCTAAGCTCCTCCACTGTCAACAAGAACAG TAAAAGCATCGCAGCCACAGAATCCCCCGAGAGTCAAACGCAAGAAAATATTGAGAACCCTATCATCAAGAAGGAAGACAATAAGAAG GTCGAGGGTAGTAAGAATACGACGGCAGATGCTGACACGGAAGCGCTGCCCGCGAAACGGCGTGGCCGACCACCCAAAACTGGCATGGCTGCTTCTCCTACGGCGACAAGCAAAGAGACGGCATCGCCTGGCGGCGGGGCCGCAAGAGGCAAGAAGAGAGGAGCAGAGCCCAACTCTAACCCATCAGCAGAGTCCATCAAGATGTCAAAGCAGCAGAATGACGACGGAACAAATCGACAGATGGACCTGCAAAG GTAA